Proteins encoded by one window of Corythoichthys intestinalis isolate RoL2023-P3 chromosome 20, ASM3026506v1, whole genome shotgun sequence:
- the ctdspla gene encoding CTD (carboxy-terminal domain, RNA polymerase II, polypeptide A) small phosphatase-like a isoform X1, protein MDNTSIITQVANPKEEESICASQDKVSQSNSSLKKHRSRSIFSPFFCCFRNYNEYHVDPPAANNKTHALPLPPPPEENGALPKCDQVQTAPIPSPPAKFLLPEVSIADYGRNCVVIDLDETLVHSSFKPISNADFIVPVEIDGTVHQVYVLKRPHVDEFLQRMGELFECVLFTASLAKYADPVADLLDRWGVFRARLFRESCVFHRGNYVKDLSRLGRELAKVIIVDNSPASYIFHPENAVPVQSWFDDMADTELLELLPIFEGLSKEDDVYSLLQNLRDR, encoded by the exons TCTCCCAGTCCAACAGCAGCCTCAAGAAGCACCGCAGTCGCAGCATTTTCAGTCCATTCTTCTGCTGCTTTCGCAACTACAATGAATACCACGTGGATCCCCCTGCCGCCAACAACAAGACGCACGCCCTGCCGCTACCGCCGCCTCCCGAGGAGAACGGCGCTCTTCCCAAG TGTGACCAGGTGCAGACTGCTCCCATCCCCAgt CCTCCAGCCAAGTTCCTCCTGCCTGAGGTCAGTATAGCCGACTATGGCAGGAACTGCGTGGTGATCGACCTGGACGAGACGCTCGTTCACAGCTCTTTCAAG CCCATTAGCAATGCAGACTTCATCGTTCCCGTGGAGATTGATGGAACTGTTCATCAG GTGTACGTGCTGAAGAGGCCTCACGTGGACGAGTTCCTGCAGAGGATGGGAGAGCTCTTTGAATGTGTCCTCTTCACCGCCAGCTTAGCCAAG TACGCGGACCCCGTGGCAGATCTACTGGACCGTTGGGGTGTCTTCCGCGCTCGTCTCTTCAGGGAATCCTGTGTGTTCCACAGAGGAAACTACGTCAAAGACCTCAGCCGGCTGGGTCGCGAGCTCGCCAAGGTCATCATCGTTGACAACTCGCCCGCCTCTTACATCTTCCACCCTGAGAACGCT GTGCCCGTGCAGTCGTGGTTCGACGACATGGCGGACACGGAGCTCCTGGAGCTCCTCCCCATCTTCGAGGGCCTCAGCAAGGAGGACGACGTTTACAGCCTCTTACAGAACCTGAGGGACAGGTAG
- the ctdspla gene encoding CTD (carboxy-terminal domain, RNA polymerase II, polypeptide A) small phosphatase-like a isoform X2, producing the protein MNDTKRSYLPAFPIREDIRSSTSTRVSQSNSSLKKHRSRSIFSPFFCCFRNYNEYHVDPPAANNKTHALPLPPPPEENGALPKCDQVQTAPIPSPPAKFLLPEVSIADYGRNCVVIDLDETLVHSSFKPISNADFIVPVEIDGTVHQVYVLKRPHVDEFLQRMGELFECVLFTASLAKYADPVADLLDRWGVFRARLFRESCVFHRGNYVKDLSRLGRELAKVIIVDNSPASYIFHPENAVPVQSWFDDMADTELLELLPIFEGLSKEDDVYSLLQNLRDR; encoded by the exons TCTCCCAGTCCAACAGCAGCCTCAAGAAGCACCGCAGTCGCAGCATTTTCAGTCCATTCTTCTGCTGCTTTCGCAACTACAATGAATACCACGTGGATCCCCCTGCCGCCAACAACAAGACGCACGCCCTGCCGCTACCGCCGCCTCCCGAGGAGAACGGCGCTCTTCCCAAG TGTGACCAGGTGCAGACTGCTCCCATCCCCAgt CCTCCAGCCAAGTTCCTCCTGCCTGAGGTCAGTATAGCCGACTATGGCAGGAACTGCGTGGTGATCGACCTGGACGAGACGCTCGTTCACAGCTCTTTCAAG CCCATTAGCAATGCAGACTTCATCGTTCCCGTGGAGATTGATGGAACTGTTCATCAG GTGTACGTGCTGAAGAGGCCTCACGTGGACGAGTTCCTGCAGAGGATGGGAGAGCTCTTTGAATGTGTCCTCTTCACCGCCAGCTTAGCCAAG TACGCGGACCCCGTGGCAGATCTACTGGACCGTTGGGGTGTCTTCCGCGCTCGTCTCTTCAGGGAATCCTGTGTGTTCCACAGAGGAAACTACGTCAAAGACCTCAGCCGGCTGGGTCGCGAGCTCGCCAAGGTCATCATCGTTGACAACTCGCCCGCCTCTTACATCTTCCACCCTGAGAACGCT GTGCCCGTGCAGTCGTGGTTCGACGACATGGCGGACACGGAGCTCCTGGAGCTCCTCCCCATCTTCGAGGGCCTCAGCAAGGAGGACGACGTTTACAGCCTCTTACAGAACCTGAGGGACAGGTAG
- the ctdspla gene encoding CTD (carboxy-terminal domain, RNA polymerase II, polypeptide A) small phosphatase-like a isoform X3 — protein sequence MDNTSIITQVANPKEEESICASQDKVSQSNSSLKKHRSRSIFSPFFCCFRNYNEYHVDPPAANNKTHALPLPPPPEENGALPKPPAKFLLPEVSIADYGRNCVVIDLDETLVHSSFKPISNADFIVPVEIDGTVHQVYVLKRPHVDEFLQRMGELFECVLFTASLAKYADPVADLLDRWGVFRARLFRESCVFHRGNYVKDLSRLGRELAKVIIVDNSPASYIFHPENAVPVQSWFDDMADTELLELLPIFEGLSKEDDVYSLLQNLRDR from the exons TCTCCCAGTCCAACAGCAGCCTCAAGAAGCACCGCAGTCGCAGCATTTTCAGTCCATTCTTCTGCTGCTTTCGCAACTACAATGAATACCACGTGGATCCCCCTGCCGCCAACAACAAGACGCACGCCCTGCCGCTACCGCCGCCTCCCGAGGAGAACGGCGCTCTTCCCAAG CCTCCAGCCAAGTTCCTCCTGCCTGAGGTCAGTATAGCCGACTATGGCAGGAACTGCGTGGTGATCGACCTGGACGAGACGCTCGTTCACAGCTCTTTCAAG CCCATTAGCAATGCAGACTTCATCGTTCCCGTGGAGATTGATGGAACTGTTCATCAG GTGTACGTGCTGAAGAGGCCTCACGTGGACGAGTTCCTGCAGAGGATGGGAGAGCTCTTTGAATGTGTCCTCTTCACCGCCAGCTTAGCCAAG TACGCGGACCCCGTGGCAGATCTACTGGACCGTTGGGGTGTCTTCCGCGCTCGTCTCTTCAGGGAATCCTGTGTGTTCCACAGAGGAAACTACGTCAAAGACCTCAGCCGGCTGGGTCGCGAGCTCGCCAAGGTCATCATCGTTGACAACTCGCCCGCCTCTTACATCTTCCACCCTGAGAACGCT GTGCCCGTGCAGTCGTGGTTCGACGACATGGCGGACACGGAGCTCCTGGAGCTCCTCCCCATCTTCGAGGGCCTCAGCAAGGAGGACGACGTTTACAGCCTCTTACAGAACCTGAGGGACAGGTAG